The following nucleotide sequence is from Pseudonocardia abyssalis.
TTCGCCGATCCGGGTGCACTCTCGGCGGCCGAGCTGATCGCGATGTTCCACTACTACTTCCTGGGCAACCCCGAGGGCATCGCGTTCGACTCCCCCGACACCGACCACCTCACCTGCATCTGGGCGCCGTTCGCGGCGTACCTGCAGGCCCGCGGTGCGGAGATCCTCGTGAACAGCCGCGTCAGCGCGATCGCCCCGGTCGACCGGCACCTCTGGCAGGTCGAGGTCGACGCCGCCCCGTCGCTGCGCACCCGCCACCTGGTGCTGGCCACCGACCCGGGTGCCCTGCGCGCGATCGTCGCCGGATCCCCGGACATGTCGGTCGCCGCACCGAAGCTGGCCCGCAAGGCCGCGGCCATCGCGGTGGCGCCGCCGTTCGCGGTCACCCGGCTGTGGCTCGACCGCGACGTGCTGCCCGAGCGGGCCACCTTCAACGCCGTGAGCCGCGAGGCCACGCTCGACTCCGTCACGATCTACTCCCGCCTGGAGCGCCCGTCGGCGGAGTGGGCGGCGCGCACCGGCGGGTCGGTCGTCGAGCTGCACTCCTACGCCTGCGACGCCCCCGACGCCGACACGGCCACCGCGCGGATGCGGGCCGAGCTCGCCGCGCTGTGGCCGGAGACCGTCGCGGCCCAGGTCGTGCACCTGCAGCAACGCATGGAGGCCACCGCGCCCACCTGGCCGCCCGGCGGCGCCGGCACCCGGCCCTGCGTCACCGGTGACGCCCGGGGGATCCGGATCGCGGGCGACCACGTCGACTCGCCGTTCCTCACCGGCCTGATGGAGCGGGCCTCGGTCACCGGGGTGCTCGCGGCCAACGACATCCTCGACGAGGTCGGCGCCGGGCCCGAGGAGATCCGCGGGATCCCGCAGCGGGGCCTGCTCGCGCGGCGATGAGGGTCGCTCTCGACCCCGGCCGCCGCGACGGGCCGGTGCGGATCCGTCGCCTCGCCGACGACGGCACCCCGCTGGCCGATGCCGAGACGCTCCCGGACCTGGCCGCGGCCGCGGCGGTGGAGCGCGAGCACGCCCCGCGCTGGGTGTTCGCCCGGTCGCGGACCTACCGCCGGCTGCTGGCCGCGGGCGTGCGTGTGGGCCGGGCGCACGACGTCGAGCTGGTGGAGGGGCTGCTGGTCGGTGCGGCCGGGCGGTTCGGCGACCCGCACGGGCTGGCCGCCGCGGCGGCGCGGTCGGCCGGGCGCGTACCCGATCCCGATCCGACCCCGACCGACGACGGCCCACCCGGCCTGTTCGACACCGGTCCCGCCCACGACGAGCTGGCCGACGTCGTCGCGGTGCACAGCGCCCAGCTCCGGTCCCTGACCGACCCACGGCTTCGGCTGCTGGCCGCCGCCGAGTCGGCCGGTGCCCTCGTCGCGGAGGAGA
It contains:
- a CDS encoding FAD-dependent oxidoreductase, encoding MNELLSRAAPLRMRPRVLVPADPRRPRQAPAGTEAVVVGGGIAGISAAVVLAERGVAVTLVEAAPTLGGRLGAWPHTLPDGTQQVVEHGFHAFFRHYYTWRAVLRRIDPELSFLRPVGGYPVISREWPDEDLTSLPGSPPLNLLALFARSPSLGLRDLLGSDQALAAQLLAYDRDRTTARFDEIPAAEFLRSLGMSDRAQAMLFEAFARSFFADPGALSAAELIAMFHYYFLGNPEGIAFDSPDTDHLTCIWAPFAAYLQARGAEILVNSRVSAIAPVDRHLWQVEVDAAPSLRTRHLVLATDPGALRAIVAGSPDMSVAAPKLARKAAAIAVAPPFAVTRLWLDRDVLPERATFNAVSREATLDSVTIYSRLERPSAEWAARTGGSVVELHSYACDAPDADTATARMRAELAALWPETVAAQVVHLQQRMEATAPTWPPGGAGTRPCVTGDARGIRIAGDHVDSPFLTGLMERASVTGVLAANDILDEVGAGPEEIRGIPQRGLLARR